Proteins encoded together in one Myxococcales bacterium window:
- a CDS encoding NAD+ synthase → MKLRIALGQTNSVVGDIDRNVARLMAVIDEAKAVGAHLVAFPELAITGYPPEDLVLRPHFLRKNKEAVERLAAAAEGIVVVAGFIDVLDDAYNAAAVCADGRVAGVYHKIRLPNYGVFDEYRYFQTGAAPLVVQINGHAVGVTICEDIWVPDGPGEEEVVAGGAEVILNISASPYHMGKIAQRENMLATRASDMGVYLAFCNTVGGQDELVFDGSSVVIDQDGTILARSRSFAEDLLVCDLDLEAVLIDRLRDPRSRLERHLARVEQRAVPAVSIDLDVGELPPIETACHPLPSPAEEVTRALVLGLGDYVRKNGFEKVILGLSGGIDSALVAALAVEALGPANVLAAFMPSRYSSDDSREDAEAQARNLGIQLLTLPIEPGMKVYNEMLAPVFAGRSPDITEENIQARIRGNLLMAISNKFGYLVLSTANKSESAVGYSTLYGDMAGGFALLKDCPKVWVYRIAQYLNDAAGRELIPARILTKEPTAELKPNQKDTDSLPPYDVLDPILDLLVVQERSVAEVVAMGYDKTMVRRVMRLVQRAEYKRRQAAPGVKLTYRNFGKDRRWPITNRYLDE, encoded by the coding sequence ATGAAACTTCGCATTGCATTGGGCCAGACCAACAGTGTCGTGGGCGACATCGATCGCAACGTGGCGCGCTTGATGGCGGTCATCGACGAGGCCAAGGCGGTCGGCGCCCATCTGGTGGCGTTTCCCGAATTGGCGATCACCGGTTATCCGCCCGAGGATCTGGTGTTGCGGCCGCATTTTCTGCGCAAGAACAAGGAAGCGGTGGAGCGCCTGGCGGCCGCGGCCGAGGGGATCGTGGTCGTGGCCGGCTTCATCGACGTGCTCGACGACGCCTACAACGCGGCGGCGGTTTGCGCCGACGGCCGGGTCGCCGGGGTCTACCACAAGATTCGCCTGCCCAATTACGGCGTCTTCGACGAATACCGCTATTTCCAGACCGGCGCCGCGCCGCTGGTCGTGCAGATCAACGGCCACGCGGTCGGCGTGACGATCTGCGAGGACATCTGGGTGCCCGACGGTCCCGGCGAGGAAGAAGTGGTCGCCGGCGGCGCGGAGGTCATCCTCAACATCAGCGCCAGCCCTTACCACATGGGGAAAATCGCCCAGCGTGAAAACATGTTGGCGACCCGGGCGTCGGACATGGGCGTCTACCTGGCGTTCTGCAACACGGTGGGCGGCCAGGATGAGCTGGTATTCGACGGCAGTAGCGTGGTCATTGACCAGGACGGAACGATCCTCGCGCGCAGCCGTTCGTTCGCCGAGGACCTGCTGGTTTGCGATCTGGACCTCGAGGCGGTGCTGATCGACCGGCTGCGCGATCCGCGGTCCCGCCTCGAACGGCACCTTGCTCGCGTCGAGCAACGCGCGGTGCCGGCGGTGTCGATCGATCTGGACGTCGGCGAATTGCCGCCGATCGAAACGGCCTGCCACCCGCTGCCTTCGCCCGCGGAGGAAGTGACCCGGGCGCTGGTGCTGGGTCTGGGCGACTACGTGCGCAAGAACGGTTTCGAGAAGGTGATTCTCGGCCTCTCCGGCGGCATCGACTCGGCGCTGGTGGCGGCGCTCGCCGTGGAAGCGCTGGGCCCGGCCAACGTGTTGGCGGCCTTCATGCCCAGCCGCTATTCCAGCGACGACAGCCGCGAGGACGCCGAGGCGCAAGCTCGCAACCTCGGCATCCAGTTGCTGACTCTGCCCATCGAGCCCGGCATGAAGGTCTACAACGAAATGCTGGCGCCCGTGTTCGCCGGCCGCAGCCCGGACATCACCGAAGAGAACATCCAGGCGCGCATCCGCGGCAACCTGCTGATGGCGATTTCCAACAAGTTCGGCTATCTCGTGCTGTCCACCGCCAACAAATCCGAATCGGCGGTCGGCTACTCGACGCTGTACGGCGACATGGCCGGCGGTTTCGCGTTGCTCAAGGATTGCCCGAAGGTCTGGGTGTACCGCATCGCGCAATACCTCAACGACGCCGCCGGGCGCGAACTCATCCCCGCGCGCATCCTGACCAAGGAGCCCACGGCCGAATTGAAACCGAACCAGAAGGACACCGACTCGCTGCCGCCCTACGACGTGCTCGACCCGATCCTCGATCTGCTGGTCGTGCAGGAACGGTCCGTCGCCGAGGTCGTGGCCATGGGCTACGACAAAACGATGGTCCGCCGGGTGATGCGCCTGGTGCAACGCGCCGAATACAAGCGCCGGCAGGCCGCCCCCGGCGTCAAGTTGACCTACCGCAACTTCGGCAAGGACCGCCGCTGGCCGATCACCAACCGCTATCTCGACGAGTAG
- the rlmB gene encoding 23S rRNA (guanosine(2251)-2'-O)-methyltransferase RlmB: MSRIVYGKRPLEELLANRADSVQRIYLEATKRSALGDFARQAQALDLPVHWVDQPELEKLCGTPKHQGLAAEVRDFAYTSVKDFLQRKFDHPRVVVVLDGVTDPQNFGSCLRAAGAFGADLAVTTKNRGCPVTPVVVRVSAGATETVAIARETNLVQALERLKEAGFWVYGLDGEGDRSLSAIDLSGDVVLILGSEGEGMHRLVREHCDAVARIPADGPIESLNVAQACTIGLYEIFRQRLRGK, encoded by the coding sequence ATGTCACGTATCGTCTACGGCAAACGCCCCCTGGAAGAGTTGTTGGCGAACCGCGCCGACAGCGTCCAGCGGATTTATCTCGAAGCGACCAAAAGGTCCGCGCTGGGCGACTTTGCCCGCCAGGCGCAGGCGCTGGATTTGCCGGTTCATTGGGTCGACCAACCGGAGCTGGAAAAGCTCTGCGGGACGCCGAAGCATCAGGGTCTGGCGGCCGAGGTCCGCGATTTTGCCTATACCTCGGTGAAGGACTTTCTGCAACGCAAATTCGACCACCCGCGCGTCGTCGTGGTGCTCGACGGCGTGACCGATCCGCAGAATTTCGGCTCGTGTCTGCGCGCCGCCGGCGCCTTCGGCGCCGACCTGGCGGTGACCACCAAAAACCGCGGCTGCCCGGTGACGCCCGTCGTCGTACGGGTCAGCGCCGGCGCGACCGAGACGGTGGCCATCGCCCGCGAAACGAATCTCGTCCAAGCTTTGGAACGATTGAAAGAGGCCGGTTTCTGGGTTTACGGTCTCGACGGCGAGGGGGACCGCTCCTTGTCCGCAATCGACCTGTCCGGCGACGTGGTTTTAATCCTGGGCAGCGAAGGCGAAGGCATGCACCGGCTGGTGCGGGAGCATTGCGACGCCGTCGCCCGTATCCCGGCCGACGGCCCGATCGAAAGCCTGAACGTCGCCCAGGCCTGCACCATCGGCTTGTACGAAATCTTCCGGCAGCGCCTCCGGGGGAAATAA
- a CDS encoding GNAT family N-acetyltransferase, protein MPTATPPRALEFRRDYYRDPTAREKLNAFAGEIFPGLNFSPWNDLGFEFPEYVPFSFFDRGRLVANVSASAMNLFAAGREVAAVQIGTVATRPAYRRQGLIRRLMAKAHVHWAGRRDFFFLFANETTADFYQRFGYRRVQEHAYRATAPTFRPPHTPARRLDLSRRADRELLHRLAERRIAVSARLGVHHQSWLLMFHAACVYPSRLFYLEEFDLAAIAAVDGDMLRLIDLVGERIPTLEEIYPSLGAPAVKTIEFGFMPDRLRVDPLNVVPAPDSLVFVRGDFPLEGEPFQFPLTSQA, encoded by the coding sequence ATGCCGACCGCCACGCCGCCGCGCGCCCTGGAATTTCGCCGCGACTACTATCGCGATCCGACCGCGCGGGAAAAGCTCAACGCCTTCGCCGGCGAAATCTTTCCGGGCTTGAATTTTTCACCCTGGAACGACCTCGGCTTCGAGTTTCCGGAGTACGTGCCCTTTTCGTTTTTCGACCGCGGGCGGCTCGTCGCCAACGTTTCGGCGTCGGCGATGAATCTTTTCGCGGCGGGCCGGGAAGTCGCCGCCGTGCAGATCGGCACGGTCGCCACGCGGCCCGCGTACCGCCGCCAAGGGCTGATCCGCCGTTTGATGGCAAAGGCCCACGTCCATTGGGCGGGCCGACGCGATTTCTTTTTTCTTTTCGCCAACGAAACCACCGCCGACTTCTATCAGCGGTTCGGTTACCGGCGAGTGCAAGAACACGCCTACCGCGCCACGGCGCCCACTTTTCGTCCGCCGCACACACCGGCGCGCCGATTGGACTTGTCCCGTCGCGCGGATCGGGAGTTGCTTCATCGGCTGGCCGAACGGCGCATCGCGGTATCCGCACGGCTCGGCGTGCACCACCAGAGCTGGCTACTGATGTTTCACGCGGCCTGCGTTTATCCAAGCCGTTTGTTTTATCTGGAGGAGTTCGACCTCGCGGCGATCGCGGCCGTCGACGGCGACATGTTGCGGCTCATCGACCTGGTCGGCGAGCGGATTCCGACCCTGGAGGAAATCTATCCCAGCCTCGGCGCGCCGGCGGTGAAAACCATCGAGTTCGGATTCATGCCCGACCGTTTGCGGGTCGACCCGTTGAACGTCGTTCCGGCGCCGGACTCATTGGTTTTTGTCCGCGGCGATTTCCCGCTCGAAGGCGAACCTTTTCAATTTCCCCTGACCAGCCAGGCGTAG
- a CDS encoding type II secretion system protein, whose amino-acid sequence MNRFHRRNARGFTFVELLVVLAIVSVLMAIATMTTKYLRYRAMLAVFYSDIRLIKQAAIRFEADVGCFPPDVWRGVDPGLVNKYGWKVAGQYSTTWDQVDLKGWKGPYLRAWKRSPYGGLYDWDNYPSNYTAWGIPGGGVYVTLKPLSWGGGDGMPTMEFEQILEDQGVDRSKEKRVIAVWMGREPTWDSVPGQSG is encoded by the coding sequence ATGAACCGTTTTCATCGCCGCAACGCACGTGGCTTTACTTTCGTCGAATTGCTGGTGGTCTTGGCCATCGTTTCCGTGTTGATGGCCATCGCCACCATGACCACCAAGTACCTGCGCTATCGCGCAATGTTGGCGGTCTTCTACAGCGACATCCGTTTGATCAAGCAGGCCGCGATCCGTTTCGAGGCGGATGTGGGCTGCTTTCCGCCCGATGTCTGGCGCGGCGTCGATCCCGGCTTGGTCAACAAATACGGCTGGAAAGTCGCCGGGCAGTACAGCACGACCTGGGACCAGGTCGATCTCAAGGGCTGGAAAGGCCCGTATCTGCGCGCCTGGAAGCGAAGCCCCTACGGCGGGCTTTACGATTGGGACAATTATCCCAGCAATTACACGGCTTGGGGCATTCCGGGCGGCGGCGTTTACGTCACCTTGAAGCCGTTGTCATGGGGCGGCGGCGACGGCATGCCGACCATGGAGTTCGAACAGATCCTCGAGGATCAAGGCGTCGATCGCTCCAAGGAAAAACGGGTGATCGCCGTCTGGATGGGAAGAGAGCCGACCTGGGACAGCGTCCCCGGCCAGTCCGGTTGA